The proteins below come from a single Benincasa hispida cultivar B227 chromosome 4, ASM972705v1, whole genome shotgun sequence genomic window:
- the LOC120075597 gene encoding photosystem II protein D1-like produces MPLGISGTFNFMIVFQAEHNILMHPFHMLGVAGVFGGSLFSAMHGSLVTSSLIKETTENESANEGYKFSQEEETYNTVAAHGYFGRLIFQYASFNNSHSLHFFLVAWPVVGIWFTALGISTMAFNLNGFNFNQSVVDSQGRVINTWADIINRANLGMEVMLKRNNYS; encoded by the coding sequence ATGCCTCTAGGAATCTCTGGTACTTTCAACTTCATGATTGTATTCCAGGCTGAGCACAACATCCTTATGCACCCATTCCACATGTTAGGTGTAGCTGGTGTATTCGGCGGCTCCCTATTCAGTGCTATGCATGGTTCCTTGGTAACTTCTAGTTTGATCAAGGAAACCACAGAAAATGAATCTGCTAATGAAGGTTACAAATTCAGTCAAGAGGAAGAAACTTATAATACCGTAGCTGCTCATGGTTATTTTGGCAGATTGATCTTCCAATATGCTAGTTTCAACAACTCTCATTCTTTACATTTCTTCCTAGTTGCTTGGCCTGTAGTAGGTATCTGGTTCACCGCTTTAGGTATTAGCACTATGGCTTTCAACTTAAATGGTTTCAATTTCAACCAATCTGTAGTTGATAGTCAAGGTCGTGTAATTAATACCTGGGCTGATATTATTAACCGTGCTAATCTTGGTATGGAAGTTATGCTTAAACGTAACAATTATTCGTAG